Genomic segment of Candidatus Bipolaricaulota bacterium:
TTCGCAAGCGGCGGGCTCTGTGCCCGATCATTGACCCCATTTCAGAGAACAGGGTGGTTGTCCGACCGCGCGCGGATGGGGTAACATCCGGCATAAGGAGGAACGATGCCGCAAGAACCACAATCAACCGACGAACAGCTCGTCAGGGTAATCGACAAGGGCCCGGCCGGGCAGATCCACATCCGCCTCTCCCGGTTCCGCGAACGTGATTATCTCGATATCCGCAATTTCTACATGACCGAAGCCGGGGAGTGGCGGCCCACACGCAAGGGGATCGCCATTCCAGTCGAGTTCTACGATGAGCTCATGGACGCCCTCGCTGCGGCCAAACCGATGATCGAGGCACGGACCAAAGCGGGCGAGGCCTAGCCGCCGCAGGAGTCGCACCCGATGACGTGCACGTACTTCGTGATCGAGTTCTGTACCCCATCGTCGTCAACTACGGTGAGGGTGACCGGATACTGCGTTCCGCTACCACCGGCCGAGGTGTAGATGTGTTCAGTGTACTCGCCGACGCCGGTCGTACCATCACCGAAGTCCCAGGTGTAGGAGACGATCTCCCCGTCAGGGTCGTACGAATCGGATGCATCGAAGTAGACCGGCTCGTTAGTGGGGTTCATGTACCCTGAGTAGGTAAACGCGGCGTGCGGTGGTAGGCTGAGGGCCTGTACGTTGTGATAGACCGTCCCTTCCTTTCCAGCATCGTCGGTGACGGTCAGCGTCACCTTGTAGATCCCCTTCTCGGTGAACTTGTGTTTTATCTCCTTCCCTGCTCCAGTCGTCCCGTCCCCGAAGTCCCAATCGTAGGCTACGATGATCCCGTTCGGGCTGGAAGACGCCCCGGCGTTGAAGCTGACCTCCAGGGGCGGGTAACCGCTCTTCGGGGTGTATGAGAACTCAGCCCGGGGGAGGCTTGGGAATAGACATCCGGCGAGGGCGACGACCGCGATTAAAAG
This window contains:
- a CDS encoding transcriptional coactivator p15/PC4 family protein — encoded protein: MPQEPQSTDEQLVRVIDKGPAGQIHIRLSRFRERDYLDIRNFYMTEAGEWRPTRKGIAIPVEFYDELMDALAAAKPMIEARTKAGEA
- a CDS encoding PKD domain-containing protein, with the protein product MRLRFIAFGTLLIAVVALAGCLFPSLPRAEFSYTPKSGYPPLEVSFNAGASSSPNGIIVAYDWDFGDGTTGAGKEIKHKFTEKGIYKVTLTVTDDAGKEGTVYHNVQALSLPPHAAFTYSGYMNPTNEPVYFDASDSYDPDGEIVSYTWDFGDGTTGVGEYTEHIYTSAGGSGTQYPVTLTVVDDDGVQNSITKYVHVIGCDSCGG